The following are from one region of the Mannheimia granulomatis genome:
- the queF gene encoding NADPH-dependent 7-cyano-7-deazaguanine reductase QueF (Catalyzes the NADPH-dependent reduction of 7-cyano-7-deazaguanine (preQ0) to 7-aminomethyl-7-deazaguanine (preQ1) in queuosine biosynthesis) encodes MNYNDKSLDALKLGQKTEYKSEYDPTLLQTVPRKLNRDGLGITETQPFNQGADIWTCYELSWLNRNGLPQVAIADVAIDFQSENLIESKSFKLYLNSFNQSKFDSIEAVEKTIQADLAHCASGQVSVKIYKLGHYTQQPIVDFEGECIDEQDIQIDSYAFSTDYLENVASGEAVEETLVSHLLKSNCLITSQPDWGSVQICYQGKKLDREKLLRYLVSFREHNEFHEQCVERIFCDLMQFAKPEKLTVYARYTRRGGLDINPFRSNFESVPENLRMARQ; translated from the coding sequence ATGAACTACAACGACAAATCTCTTGATGCCTTAAAACTAGGGCAAAAAACAGAATATAAAAGCGAATATGATCCAACTTTACTACAAACAGTCCCTCGCAAACTCAATCGTGACGGTTTAGGTATTACTGAAACTCAGCCCTTTAATCAAGGTGCTGATATTTGGACTTGCTACGAACTTTCTTGGTTGAACCGAAACGGTTTACCACAGGTGGCGATTGCTGATGTAGCGATTGATTTCCAAAGTGAAAACTTAATTGAATCGAAAAGCTTTAAGCTCTACTTAAATAGTTTTAATCAATCAAAATTTGATTCAATAGAAGCTGTAGAAAAGACTATCCAAGCTGATCTTGCTCATTGTGCAAGCGGTCAAGTTTCAGTAAAAATTTACAAATTAGGCCACTACACTCAGCAGCCGATTGTAGATTTTGAAGGCGAATGCATTGACGAGCAGGATATTCAAATTGATAGCTATGCCTTTTCTACCGATTATTTGGAAAATGTGGCAAGCGGTGAAGCGGTGGAAGAAACGTTAGTCAGCCATTTGCTGAAATCAAACTGCTTAATTACTTCTCAACCTGACTGGGGCAGCGTACAAATTTGCTACCAAGGTAAAAAATTAGATCGTGAAAAACTATTGCGCTATCTGGTTTCTTTCCGTGAGCACAATGAATTCCACGAGCAGTGTGTGGAGCGGATTTTCTGTGATTTAATGCAGTTCGCCAAACCGGAAAAACTGACTGTTTACGCACGCTACACAAGACGGGGTGGTTTGGATATTAATCCGTTTCGTTCCAATTTTGAAAGTGTGCCGGAAAATTTACGAATGGCAAGGCAGTAA
- a CDS encoding ABC transporter substrate-binding protein, with protein sequence MTKHFEHNESRRGFMKLMAGVGAGMAFSGTLGTFTSKAVAAPSAGSAIEAGIAYPISTGFDPLTSSGASSMAANLHIFEGLVDLHPATRKPYLALAAAEPEKVDDVTYRITLRDGAKFHNGNPVTTEDVVYSFERVLDPAKASLFAQFIPFIDTVKKVDEKVVEFKLKYPFALFKERLTIVKIVPKALVEAGQAAFDASPVGTGPYKFVSATKDDRIVFEAFADYNGQYPAQVEKMTWFLLSDDAARVTAQESGRVQAIESVPYLDAERLKRKGKVESVQSFGLLFLMFNCEKAPFNNPKVRQALHYGLDTQKLIDVVFLGNAKAASSYVQDTHPDYVKATSQYDFDKAKAEALLAEAGVKELKFELLATDHSWVKECAPLILESWNALKGVKVSLKHLQSGALYGTHVDKGAYEVVVAPGDPSVFGNDLDLLLSWWYRGDVWPKRRFRWSETAEYAEVQKLLDEAAKNPAASKEAWTKAINIIAEQVPLYPIIHRKLPTAWNDKVLTGFQPLPTTGMSFIGVGLAK encoded by the coding sequence ATGACAAAACATTTTGAACACAACGAATCTCGTCGTGGTTTTATGAAATTAATGGCTGGTGTTGGCGCCGGTATGGCATTTAGTGGGACTTTAGGTACTTTTACCTCTAAAGCGGTTGCCGCACCCAGTGCCGGCTCAGCTATTGAAGCGGGAATCGCTTATCCTATCTCAACCGGATTCGACCCTCTTACCTCAAGTGGTGCTTCATCAATGGCGGCAAACCTCCATATTTTTGAAGGCCTCGTGGACTTGCACCCAGCCACTCGTAAGCCATATTTAGCATTAGCTGCGGCAGAACCTGAAAAAGTAGATGATGTTACTTATCGTATCACATTACGCGACGGAGCAAAATTCCATAACGGTAACCCGGTAACTACAGAAGACGTAGTTTACTCATTTGAGCGAGTATTAGATCCGGCAAAAGCATCACTTTTCGCACAGTTCATTCCATTTATTGATACGGTGAAAAAAGTTGATGAAAAAGTCGTTGAATTCAAATTGAAATATCCATTTGCGTTATTCAAAGAGCGTTTAACTATCGTTAAAATCGTACCAAAAGCATTAGTGGAAGCAGGCCAAGCTGCATTTGACGCAAGCCCGGTTGGTACCGGTCCATATAAATTTGTTTCTGCGACTAAAGATGACCGTATCGTGTTTGAAGCATTCGCAGACTACAATGGTCAATATCCGGCTCAAGTAGAAAAAATGACTTGGTTCTTATTATCTGATGATGCAGCGCGTGTAACCGCACAAGAATCAGGTCGTGTACAAGCAATTGAATCTGTACCTTACTTAGATGCAGAGCGTTTAAAACGTAAAGGTAAAGTGGAGTCAGTACAATCATTTGGCTTATTATTCTTAATGTTTAACTGTGAAAAAGCACCGTTTAACAATCCGAAAGTTCGCCAAGCATTACACTATGGTTTAGACACACAAAAATTAATCGATGTGGTATTCTTAGGCAATGCAAAAGCAGCCAGTTCTTATGTTCAAGATACTCACCCGGATTACGTAAAAGCAACATCGCAATATGATTTTGATAAAGCAAAAGCAGAAGCGTTATTAGCCGAAGCTGGTGTAAAAGAGTTGAAGTTTGAATTATTAGCAACAGACCACTCTTGGGTAAAAGAGTGTGCGCCATTAATTCTTGAGTCTTGGAACGCATTAAAAGGCGTTAAAGTATCACTTAAACACTTACAATCAGGTGCATTATATGGCACTCATGTAGATAAAGGTGCCTATGAAGTAGTTGTTGCCCCGGGTGACCCATCTGTATTCGGTAATGACTTAGACTTATTATTAAGCTGGTGGTATCGTGGTGATGTATGGCCGAAACGCCGCTTCCGTTGGTCTGAAACAGCTGAATATGCAGAAGTTCAAAAACTACTTGATGAAGCTGCAAAAAATCCTGCGGCATCTAAAGAGGCTTGGACAAAAGCGATTAATATCATTGCTGAACAAGTTCCACTTTATCCGATTATTCACCGTAAATTACCAACTGCTTGGAATGACAAAGTATTAACCGGTTTCCAACCGTTACCAACAACAGGTATGTCATTCATTGGTGTTGGTCTGGCTAAATAA
- the murQ gene encoding N-acetylmuramic acid 6-phosphate etherase, giving the protein MSEKNLLNALGQMITEQRNPNSMKIDELSALEILQVINNEDKQVPLAVEKCLPQIALAVEKIVAAFQQDGRLIYIGAGTSGRLGVLDASECPPTYGVKPEMVVGLIAGGERALRFPVEGAEDNREQGKIDLQAVNFCEKDVLVGIAASGRTPYVLGAIEYANSLGATTVSIASNPDSVMAQMADIAIDTVVGAEVLTGSSRMKSGTAQKLVLNMLTTTSMILIGKCYQNLMVDVQATNEKLKARAIRIVMQATDCQPEQAEFTLQVAENNAKLAIMMILGNLDKQEAESLLAQNQGRLQKALAV; this is encoded by the coding sequence ATGAGCGAAAAAAATTTACTGAACGCCCTAGGGCAGATGATTACCGAGCAGCGTAACCCGAATTCAATGAAAATTGATGAGCTTTCAGCATTAGAGATTCTGCAGGTTATCAATAATGAAGATAAGCAAGTGCCGCTTGCAGTGGAAAAATGTTTACCGCAAATTGCCTTGGCAGTAGAAAAAATTGTAGCAGCATTTCAGCAAGATGGGCGATTGATTTATATCGGGGCAGGGACAAGCGGTCGCCTAGGTGTGTTAGATGCTTCAGAATGTCCGCCCACTTATGGCGTAAAACCTGAAATGGTGGTGGGGTTAATTGCCGGTGGCGAGAGAGCTTTACGCTTCCCGGTTGAAGGGGCAGAAGATAACCGTGAGCAGGGGAAAATAGATTTACAAGCGGTCAATTTTTGTGAAAAAGATGTATTAGTCGGTATTGCAGCAAGTGGGCGAACGCCTTATGTCCTTGGGGCGATAGAGTATGCCAATAGTCTTGGGGCGACTACCGTTTCGATCGCCAGTAACCCTGATTCTGTAATGGCGCAAATGGCTGATATTGCAATCGATACTGTTGTAGGAGCAGAAGTGCTGACAGGTTCCAGCCGAATGAAATCGGGTACGGCACAAAAATTAGTGCTGAATATGTTGACGACAACTTCGATGATTTTAATCGGCAAATGCTACCAAAATTTGATGGTGGATGTGCAGGCTACTAACGAAAAACTGAAAGCTCGAGCAATTCGTATTGTGATGCAAGCTACAGATTGCCAACCTGAGCAGGCTGAATTTACGTTACAAGTAGCAGAAAATAACGCTAAATTAGCAATTATGATGATTTTAGGTAATTTAGATAAGCAAGAGGCCGAAAGTTTATTAGCACAAAATCAAGGAAGGTTGCAAAAAGCACTCGCCGTTTGA
- the prmB gene encoding 50S ribosomal protein L3 N(5)-glutamine methyltransferase — MFKYNTELLDEISSLPVADDLATIQDMMRWIYSYFNASDLYYGHGYDNAWDEAQQLVLAAVHLPIDVPEALYSSRLTQVEKERIINLVFERLGSRKPVAYLTNSAWFCGAEYYVDERVIAPRSPIGELIKKGFKGIIKNEPHRILDMCTGSGCIAIACAERFPEAEVDAVDLSLDALDVAQINIERHQVSHRVFPISSDLFNDIPQDKYDLIVTNPPYVDAEDLGDMPQEFHHEPELALGSGADGLDITKRILAEAADYLNDNGLLVCEVGNSMVHLIEQFPTVPFNWLEFEHGGLGVFSLTKEELIKHRHLFA, encoded by the coding sequence ATGTTTAAATACAATACCGAACTTCTTGATGAAATTTCTTCTCTACCGGTAGCTGATGATCTAGCTACTATTCAAGATATGATGCGTTGGATCTATAGCTATTTTAACGCTTCCGATCTCTATTATGGACACGGTTACGATAACGCTTGGGATGAAGCTCAACAGCTTGTGCTTGCTGCTGTTCATTTGCCTATTGATGTGCCTGAAGCACTCTACTCCTCTCGCTTAACCCAAGTAGAAAAAGAACGCATAATTAACTTAGTATTTGAACGTTTAGGATCTCGCAAACCGGTTGCTTATTTAACCAACTCTGCCTGGTTCTGTGGTGCTGAATATTATGTGGATGAGCGTGTGATTGCGCCACGTTCACCAATTGGTGAACTGATTAAAAAAGGCTTTAAAGGCATTATTAAAAATGAACCGCACCGTATTTTAGATATGTGTACCGGTAGCGGCTGTATTGCGATTGCCTGTGCAGAGCGATTTCCTGAGGCAGAGGTTGATGCAGTAGATTTATCCCTTGATGCCTTAGATGTTGCTCAAATTAATATTGAACGTCACCAAGTTTCACACCGAGTATTTCCAATTAGCTCTGATTTATTTAATGATATTCCGCAAGATAAATACGATCTCATTGTTACCAACCCACCTTATGTGGATGCTGAAGATTTAGGCGATATGCCTCAAGAATTTCACCATGAGCCGGAATTGGCATTAGGTTCCGGGGCAGATGGTTTGGATATAACCAAACGAATTCTTGCCGAAGCAGCTGATTATCTAAACGATAACGGTCTGCTTGTGTGTGAAGTAGGTAACAGTATGGTGCATTTAATCGAACAATTTCCAACTGTGCCGTTTAATTGGCTTGAATTTGAACATGGTGGATTAGGGGTGTTTAGTTTAACTAAAGAAGAGTTAATAAAACATCGACATTTATTTGCTTAA
- a CDS encoding virulence RhuM family protein has protein sequence MTSKQIRNSTAEFLIFTQQNSEENITVRYENNEIWLTQKLIAQLFDCSTDNVSLHLKNIFNSGELDVNSVTEDFSVTAADGKNYKTKHYNLDAVISVGYRVNSIRATQFRQWATKILRDFAQKGYVIDRQRMENGTFLNEDYFEQLLAEIREIRLSERRFYQKITDIYATAVDYNKDTPTTKQFFATVQNKLHFAIHQHTAAELIYERADSEKPNMGLTNWAKSPDGKILKSDVAVAKNYLTAEELKELGLIVNAFLDLAERRARRKIPMTMEDWAKRLDIFLNADDLPLLANKGKISLESAKLHAESEFEKYRIVQDRLFESDFDKVLKEALLTENQYCPKL, from the coding sequence ATGACCAGCAAACAAATCCGCAATAGCACCGCTGAATTTTTGATTTTTACTCAACAAAATAGCGAAGAAAATATCACCGTTCGCTATGAAAATAATGAAATTTGGCTCACGCAAAAGTTGATTGCACAGCTTTTTGACTGTTCAACTGACAATGTTTCTCTACATTTGAAAAATATTTTTAATAGTGGTGAGCTTGATGTTAATTCAGTTACCGAGGATTTCTCGGTAACTGCCGCAGATGGCAAAAACTACAAGACCAAACATTACAATCTTGATGCGGTGATTTCAGTCGGCTATCGAGTGAACTCTATTCGGGCAACTCAATTTCGCCAATGGGCAACGAAAATTCTGCGGGATTTTGCTCAAAAAGGTTATGTGATTGATCGCCAAAGAATGGAAAACGGTACTTTTCTAAACGAAGACTATTTTGAACAGTTACTGGCTGAGATTAGGGAAATTCGTTTATCAGAGCGGCGTTTTTACCAAAAAATTACTGATATTTACGCCACTGCTGTGGATTACAACAAAGATACACCAACGACTAAGCAATTTTTTGCAACAGTACAAAATAAATTACATTTTGCGATTCACCAACATACTGCCGCTGAATTGATTTATGAACGAGCAGATAGTGAAAAACCGAATATGGGGCTGACTAATTGGGCAAAATCACCCGATGGCAAGATCTTAAAAAGTGATGTGGCGGTTGCAAAAAATTATTTAACTGCGGAAGAGCTCAAAGAATTAGGACTGATTGTGAATGCCTTTTTAGATTTAGCCGAAAGACGAGCGAGACGTAAAATTCCAATGACAATGGAAGATTGGGCGAAACGATTGGATATTTTCTTGAATGCTGATGATTTGCCACTTTTGGCAAATAAAGGAAAAATCAGTCTTGAGTCAGCCAAATTACACGCTGAAAGTGAATTTGAAAAATATCGGATAGTGCAAGATAGACTGTTTGAAAGTGATTTTGACAAAGTATTAAAGGAAGCCTTACTCACTGAAAATCAGTATTGCCCGAAGTTATAA
- the bcp gene encoding thioredoxin-dependent thiol peroxidase, with product MNRLQTGDKAPEFTLLDQNENSISLNQFRGKKVLVYFYPKALTPGCTTQACGLRDSKSELDELNVVVLGISPDLPKKLAQFVEKKELNFTLLSDPEHKIAEAFGVWGEKKFLGKTYDGIHRISFLVNEQGVIEQVFDKFKTGEHHQMIVDYVRGQ from the coding sequence ATGAACAGATTACAAACAGGCGATAAAGCTCCTGAATTTACATTGCTCGATCAAAACGAAAATAGCATTTCCTTAAACCAATTTCGAGGCAAAAAAGTGTTGGTTTATTTCTACCCGAAAGCTCTTACACCCGGCTGCACCACACAAGCGTGCGGCTTGCGTGATAGTAAATCAGAGCTAGATGAATTGAATGTAGTGGTGCTTGGTATTAGCCCGGATTTACCGAAAAAATTGGCTCAATTTGTTGAGAAAAAGGAACTGAATTTTACTTTATTATCTGATCCTGAACACAAAATTGCTGAAGCCTTTGGCGTGTGGGGTGAGAAAAAATTCTTAGGTAAAACTTATGATGGTATTCACCGCATTAGCTTTTTAGTCAATGAGCAAGGCGTGATTGAGCAAGTTTTCGATAAATTCAAAACCGGCGAGCATCACCAAATGATCGTAGATTATGTGCGAGGTCAATAA
- the gmhB gene encoding D-glycero-beta-D-manno-heptose 1,7-bisphosphate 7-phosphatase, producing the protein MGKKAIFLDRDGTLNIDHGYVHKIDDFQFIEGVGKTLKQLQDKGYLLVLVTNQSGIARGYFSEDQFMQLTEWMDWSLDEDYGVVLDGIYYCPHHPEGKGEYREDCDCRKPKAGMFLQAIKDLNIEPAQSYMVGDKLEDMLAAENAGVKTKVLVRTGKAITPEGEAKADLVLDSLVDIIRYIK; encoded by the coding sequence ATGGGTAAAAAAGCGATTTTTTTAGACCGTGACGGCACACTGAATATCGATCACGGCTATGTGCATAAAATTGATGATTTTCAATTTATCGAAGGTGTCGGCAAAACGCTCAAACAGCTGCAAGATAAAGGCTATTTGCTGGTGCTGGTCACTAACCAATCAGGGATTGCACGTGGCTATTTTAGCGAAGATCAATTTATGCAATTAACCGAATGGATGGACTGGTCGCTGGATGAAGATTACGGCGTGGTGCTAGACGGCATCTATTACTGCCCGCATCACCCTGAGGGCAAAGGTGAATACCGAGAAGATTGTGATTGCCGCAAGCCAAAAGCAGGCATGTTTTTGCAGGCGATCAAAGATTTAAACATTGAGCCTGCACAATCTTATATGGTAGGCGATAAATTAGAAGATATGCTTGCTGCTGAAAACGCAGGCGTGAAAACAAAAGTGTTAGTACGTACCGGTAAAGCAATAACCCCAGAAGGTGAAGCCAAAGCGGATTTAGTGCTAGACAGTTTGGTAGATATAATCAGATATATTAAGTAA
- a CDS encoding ABC transporter permease: MEIILRLLWRRLMALPVMILGVTALVFIVLQFTPGDPATVALGESASEAAKEIYREQHGLNDPLIVQYLRFLGNLFVLDFGMTTPPEQPIVDMIAKAFPLTLQLTFIGVFLAAIVSFTLGVTAALYRDTWVDQLIRLISVAAVATPSFWLGILLIQYFSLKLDWLPSGGFVPFSEDPKGYVNSMILPSLALAVPVCASLIRVVRTTMVEEMDKDYVRTAIGNGVPYPTVIRHNVLRNALITPVTVLGLRVGYLLGGAVVIEQIFDLPGMGKLIFNGIVNHDLNLVQGVVLTIAFTFVLVNIIVDILYLLINPKIRSL; the protein is encoded by the coding sequence ATGGAAATTATACTCCGATTATTATGGCGTCGCCTTATGGCTCTGCCGGTAATGATCTTAGGCGTAACTGCCCTTGTATTTATCGTTCTACAATTTACCCCCGGTGATCCGGCAACGGTCGCACTTGGTGAAAGCGCTAGCGAAGCAGCAAAAGAAATTTACCGTGAGCAACACGGGTTAAACGATCCTCTCATTGTTCAATATCTTCGCTTTTTAGGTAATCTATTCGTACTTGATTTCGGGATGACAACACCACCGGAACAGCCTATTGTGGATATGATTGCCAAAGCATTCCCACTTACATTACAGTTGACTTTTATCGGTGTATTTTTAGCTGCTATTGTCTCTTTCACTTTAGGTGTAACTGCTGCACTTTACCGTGATACTTGGGTAGACCAACTCATCCGTTTAATTTCTGTCGCTGCGGTTGCAACACCTTCTTTCTGGTTGGGTATTTTATTAATCCAATACTTCTCTCTTAAGTTAGACTGGTTACCTTCAGGCGGCTTTGTGCCGTTTAGTGAAGATCCGAAAGGCTATGTAAACTCAATGATTCTCCCATCACTTGCCCTTGCTGTACCGGTATGTGCCTCATTAATTCGTGTTGTGCGTACAACAATGGTAGAAGAAATGGATAAAGACTATGTACGTACTGCAATCGGTAATGGCGTGCCTTACCCAACTGTTATCCGCCATAACGTATTACGTAATGCATTAATTACTCCTGTTACCGTATTAGGTTTACGTGTAGGATACTTATTAGGTGGTGCGGTGGTTATTGAACAAATCTTCGACTTACCGGGCATGGGTAAATTAATTTTTAATGGTATTGTTAACCACGACTTAAACCTTGTGCAAGGTGTGGTTTTAACCATTGCATTTACTTTCGTGTTGGTGAATATCATTGTTGATATTCTCTACTTGCTCATTAATCCAAAAATTCGGAGTTTATAA
- a CDS encoding anhydro-N-acetylmuramic acid kinase produces the protein MMKDYYIGVMSGTSLDGVDIALMDFAKNPPKMAACDFIPMPEDLRSDISALLKRGETTLQKFGEIDHRLGLLYAESINAFLAKNQLKAEDITAIGCHGQTVWHSPNSDYPFTTQIGNMNLVAAQTGITTIADFRRKDMAFGGQGAPLVPAFHQAIFGSSNRLTVVLNIGGISNISVLNPHQPTIGYDVGAGNTLMDSWIEKHQGKRYDKNGEWAMSGEVDEALLAELLNEPFFAKAPPKSTGRELFNLSWLAKKLQNFTACKPEDVQRTLAEFTAQSIANELVRLENTLPCLLLVCGGGARNPLLMARLSALLPNWNVTITNDYDLDIDYVEAAAFAWLAYQRIHNLPSNMPSVTGAKQAVSLGVIYPAE, from the coding sequence ATGATGAAAGACTATTACATCGGCGTAATGTCCGGCACCAGCCTTGATGGCGTGGATATTGCCTTAATGGATTTTGCAAAAAATCCCCCCAAAATGGCCGCTTGTGATTTCATCCCAATGCCGGAAGATTTACGTTCAGATATTTCTGCGTTGCTGAAAAGAGGCGAAACCACGTTGCAAAAATTCGGTGAAATTGACCACCGTTTGGGCTTGCTTTATGCCGAAAGCATTAATGCTTTTTTAGCAAAAAATCAACTTAAAGCAGAAGATATTACTGCCATTGGCTGCCATGGGCAAACAGTCTGGCATTCGCCAAATTCTGATTACCCATTTACTACCCAAATTGGCAATATGAATCTAGTTGCCGCTCAAACGGGCATTACTACTATTGCCGATTTTCGCCGAAAAGATATGGCGTTTGGTGGGCAAGGGGCACCACTTGTGCCGGCATTTCACCAAGCAATTTTCGGTTCCTCAAACCGTTTAACGGTGGTGCTGAACATTGGGGGCATCAGCAATATTTCGGTGTTAAACCCTCATCAACCCACCATTGGTTATGATGTGGGGGCAGGTAATACGCTGATGGATAGTTGGATAGAAAAACATCAAGGCAAAAGGTACGATAAAAACGGTGAATGGGCGATGAGTGGCGAGGTGGATGAAGCTCTGCTTGCGGAATTACTAAATGAGCCGTTTTTTGCCAAAGCACCGCCGAAAAGCACCGGGCGAGAGCTGTTTAATTTAAGCTGGCTTGCAAAAAAATTACAAAATTTTACCGCTTGTAAGCCCGAAGATGTGCAACGCACCTTAGCTGAATTTACCGCACAAAGCATTGCTAATGAATTAGTTCGATTAGAAAATACACTGCCTTGCTTGCTGTTAGTCTGTGGGGGCGGAGCGAGAAACCCGTTATTAATGGCACGTTTATCCGCCTTACTACCAAACTGGAACGTGACAATAACAAATGACTACGACTTAGATATTGATTATGTAGAAGCAGCTGCATTTGCTTGGCTTGCTTATCAACGTATACACAATTTGCCTAGTAATATGCCAAGCGTGACAGGGGCAAAACAGGCGGTTAGCTTAGGCGTGATTTATCCTGCCGAATAA
- the hemW gene encoding radical SAM family heme chaperone HemW, translated as MTLILPPLSLYIHIPWCVQKCPYCDFNSHAQKGLIPEQEYIQHLLADLSQDLTAYQAAIGDRKLHSIFIGGGTPSLFSAEGISHLLNEVEKRIAFEPNIEITLEANPGTAEAERFLGYAHGGVTRISMGIQSFEQEKLLKLGRIHDANEAKQAVIFAQNSAKSGLQSFNIDLMHGLPNQSVKQALADLETGISLNPPHLSWYQLTIEPNTMFYYRKPTLPDDDQLWDIFEQGHQLLTAAGYEQYETSAYAKKGFQCRHNLNYWRFGDYLAIGCGAHGKISYPNGEIYRFSKTKHPKGYMRGEYRYSQDLVELEDRPFEFFMNRFRLLEATPKQEFEWFTGLDREVVRPTMEWALSQNYISETPTHWQITQHGKLFLNELLEGFLE; from the coding sequence GTGACACTAATTCTACCCCCTTTAAGCCTTTATATCCATATTCCTTGGTGTGTGCAAAAATGCCCTTATTGCGATTTTAATTCTCATGCCCAAAAAGGATTGATTCCCGAACAGGAATATATTCAGCATCTACTTGCAGATTTATCGCAAGATTTGACCGCTTACCAGGCAGCTATTGGCGATCGCAAACTACATTCTATTTTTATTGGCGGCGGCACACCAAGTCTTTTTTCTGCTGAGGGAATTAGCCACCTATTAAATGAAGTAGAAAAACGCATTGCTTTCGAACCCAATATTGAAATTACATTAGAAGCCAACCCCGGTACTGCTGAAGCCGAACGTTTTTTAGGTTACGCTCACGGTGGAGTGACTCGTATTTCAATGGGGATTCAAAGTTTCGAGCAGGAAAAATTACTTAAATTAGGGCGAATTCACGATGCGAACGAGGCAAAACAAGCGGTTATTTTTGCTCAAAATTCTGCAAAATCAGGCTTACAAAGTTTCAATATTGATTTAATGCACGGTTTGCCGAATCAATCGGTTAAGCAAGCCTTGGCGGATTTAGAAACCGGCATTTCGCTCAATCCTCCGCATTTATCGTGGTATCAACTTACTATTGAGCCAAACACGATGTTCTACTACCGCAAGCCGACTTTGCCCGATGATGACCAATTGTGGGATATTTTCGAGCAAGGGCATCAACTTTTAACCGCTGCCGGCTATGAGCAATATGAAACTTCAGCCTATGCGAAAAAAGGCTTTCAATGCCGACACAATTTAAATTATTGGCGATTTGGCGATTACCTCGCTATTGGTTGTGGTGCACATGGTAAAATCAGCTACCCTAATGGTGAAATTTACCGTTTTTCCAAAACTAAGCACCCCAAGGGATATATGCGGGGGGAATACCGCTACAGCCAAGATTTGGTTGAGCTCGAGGATCGCCCCTTTGAGTTTTTTATGAACCGCTTCCGCTTACTTGAAGCTACGCCCAAGCAAGAGTTTGAATGGTTTACGGGATTAGACCGAGAAGTCGTTCGTCCAACAATGGAATGGGCGCTAAGCCAAAACTATATTTCTGAAACCCCAACCCATTGGCAAATTACTCAACACGGAAAACTGTTTTTAAATGAACTATTGGAAGGTTTTTTGGAATAG